From the genome of Rarobacter incanus, one region includes:
- a CDS encoding HIRAN domain-containing protein, with protein sequence MGLIEEPTDPGGASLAGFFSRLFSSGRTDAEPATRIAPTAATNEREIAVSFHEDLEVSGEAYHRDGIGRIFRSLGRAEGGVTMQTAHLIPEPENKYDRTAVRVIVMGEQVGHVPQEASAAIFRICAGIGRGNVATVLARIWARNDEGTWRARVTLMFSGERETEKDYAAERLEAEAYYAEREAERERKTADRAAREAEKEARRTAGAVDGQYWPLLKPSIAELKRQKRFEEARDLLEQCIDAAERESVIVGSTPDPWPSEQISVVLRRLKEYSQELAYLERYVAACGDRDAPESVMARLSRSRLSAERDQAGK encoded by the coding sequence ATGGGTCTCATCGAAGAGCCCACTGACCCAGGAGGCGCTTCGTTGGCTGGTTTCTTCTCTAGATTGTTCAGTAGTGGTAGAACCGACGCCGAACCTGCAACGCGTATCGCGCCCACCGCTGCTACCAACGAACGCGAAATTGCCGTCTCCTTTCATGAAGATCTGGAAGTCTCGGGAGAGGCCTACCACCGCGATGGAATCGGCAGAATCTTCCGGAGTCTTGGGCGTGCTGAAGGCGGAGTCACGATGCAGACCGCGCACCTTATTCCGGAGCCAGAGAACAAGTACGACAGGACTGCCGTCAGAGTCATCGTCATGGGTGAGCAAGTCGGACATGTTCCGCAGGAAGCCAGCGCAGCGATCTTTCGCATCTGCGCAGGGATCGGGCGCGGCAATGTAGCGACTGTTCTCGCCCGCATTTGGGCACGCAACGATGAGGGGACCTGGAGAGCGCGCGTTACCCTCATGTTTTCCGGAGAACGCGAGACGGAGAAAGACTACGCCGCCGAGCGTCTTGAGGCCGAAGCATATTACGCCGAGCGAGAAGCTGAGAGGGAACGGAAAACGGCGGATAGAGCGGCGCGCGAAGCGGAGAAAGAGGCTCGCCGAACTGCTGGAGCTGTTGACGGGCAGTACTGGCCTCTGCTGAAACCATCAATCGCTGAGCTCAAGAGGCAGAAACGCTTCGAAGAAGCCCGCGATTTGTTAGAGCAATGCATTGACGCCGCCGAACGCGAGAGTGTCATTGTGGGGAGCACTCCGGATCCGTGGCCGTCTGAACAAATATCGGTTGTACTTCGTCGCCTCAAGGAGTACTCACAAGAACTCGCATATTTGGAGCGCTACGTGGCCGCATGTGGGGACCGAGATGCCCCGGAGAGTGTCATGGCACGACTGAGCCGGTCACGCCTCTCAGCCGAACGTGACCAGGCGGGCAAGTAG